In Zingiber officinale cultivar Zhangliang chromosome 3B, Zo_v1.1, whole genome shotgun sequence, a single window of DNA contains:
- the LOC122055899 gene encoding nardilysin-like has product MCLFCSHLQLYFLVEQDVGIESTRLEVIINLFSKIIEEPFFHQLRTKVQFGYVVDCGPRTIYRVLGYCFRVQSSEYSPIHLHGRIDNFINGLRDLLESLDDKSFESYRSGLMAEKLEKAPSLLYETANYWDEIVNKRFSHKFLHLLHNFAVSSTFHIIATLFLCNLCSSSASTV; this is encoded by the exons GGATTGAATCCACTAGATTGGAAGTCATCATTAATCTTTTCAGCAAAATTATAGAAGAACCATTCTTCCATCAGCTTAG GACAAAGGTGCAGTTTGGTTACGTCGTTGACTGTGGCCCAAGGACGATCTACCGTGTTTTGGGATATTGCTTTCGTGTTCAATCCTCGGAATATAGTCCGATACACTTGCATGGCAGGATAGACAACTTCATCAATGGCCTTCGAGATTTACTG GAATCTCTTGACGACAAATCTTTTGAGAGCTATAGAAGTGGACTTATGGCAGAAAAGTTGGAGAAGGCTCCATCACTTTTATACGAGACAGCAAATTATTGGGATGAAATTGTGAATAAAAGGTTTTCTCATAAATTCCTTCATTTGCTGCATAATTTTGCTGTCAGCTCTACCTTTCACATTATTGCAACTTTATTTCTCTGTAATTTGTGCTCTTCGTCAGCTAGCACAGTTTAG